The sequence below is a genomic window from Variovorax paradoxus B4.
CGCTGCTCGGCCTGCTGCCGCGTGATCGACTGTGCGCTCGACACTTGGTCGGCCGCGTCATGCACCGCATCCAGCACGGTGGCGTTGTAGCTCTCGATCGCGGCATCCAGATCGGCCGCCTTGCCGCGCAGGTTGGCGCGCAGCCGGCCGCCCTCGAAGATCGGCAGATGGATCGCGGGGCCCACGCCCCACTGCTCGCTACCCGACTTGAGCAGCTTGCCGAAACCCAGGCTCTGGAAGCCGACGAAGGCCGTGAGGTTCACGTTCGGATAGAACTGGGTCCTGGCATTGGCCACGTCGCTGGTGGCAGCCTCGACGCGCCAGCGCGCGGCGGCGATGTCGGCGCGGCGGCCCAGCAGGTCGGCCGGAATGCTGGCTTGCAGGGCGATCGGCTTGACGGCCTCCAGCATCGGCGGCCTGAGCGATGCAGAGATGTCGGGCTGGCCCACGAGTGCGTCGAGCGCATGCTGCTGCAGCGCGATCTGCTCGTTGAGTGCCTCGATCTGCTGGCGCGCTTCGGGCAGACCGCCCTCGCTCTGGCGCAGTTCGAGGCGGGTGTCGAGGCCGGCGGACACGCGGTCGCGCACCAGCTTGAGCGTTTCCTCGCGCTGGGCCAGCGTGCGCCGGGCCACGCCGAGCTGTTCGTTCAGGCGCGCCCACTGGAAGTAGCTGCGCGCCACGTTGCTGGCCAGCAGCACGCGCGCGGCATCGGCATCGGCTGCCGCGGCGTTGGCGCTGCCGATGGCGGCTTCGAGCGCCGTGCGGTTCTTGCCGAAGAAGTCGAGCTCCCAACTCGCGCCGAGCTGCAGCAAGCCGATGTTCTGCGTCGAGCCGCCGAGCGGCTCGGGATAGATGTAGTTGCTGTTGAACTTCTGGCGGTTCAGGTCGAGTTCGCCATTGACCTTGGGCTTCAGCGCCGACTCGGCGATGTCCGCGGAAGCCTGCGCGCGCACGAGCCGCGCACGTGCAACCTGCAGGTTCGGGTTGCCGGCCACGGCCTGGTCGATCAGCGCGTTGAGCTGCGCGTCGCCAAAAGCCAGCCACCATTGGCGCTCGACGCCCGGCACGGCGGCCGCGCTGCGGTCCGCGGCAATGCCGAGCGACGAGGCATCGCGCAGCCTGGC
It includes:
- a CDS encoding efflux transporter outer membrane subunit, which encodes MTESLAVRAVRRTPVVAAVLLMAALAGCADMAGIGSQARLRDASSLGIAADRSAAAVPGVERQWWLAFGDAQLNALIDQAVAGNPNLQVARARLVRAQASADIAESALKPKVNGELDLNRQKFNSNYIYPEPLGGSTQNIGLLQLGASWELDFFGKNRTALEAAIGSANAAAADADAARVLLASNVARSYFQWARLNEQLGVARRTLAQREETLKLVRDRVSAGLDTRLELRQSEGGLPEARQQIEALNEQIALQQHALDALVGQPDISASLRPPMLEAVKPIALQASIPADLLGRRADIAAARWRVEAATSDVANARTQFYPNVNLTAFVGFQSLGFGKLLKSGSEQWGVGPAIHLPIFEGGRLRANLRGKAADLDAAIESYNATVLDAVHDAADQVSSAQSITRQQAEQRAAQTAAEGAYDIAVQRYRAGLGNYLNVLTAETAVLAQRRLAVDLAARALDTQVGLARALGGGWQPPATATARATAPASPALN